A stretch of the Mycobacterium shigaense genome encodes the following:
- a CDS encoding antitermination protein NusB: protein MTRLQLRVLVAAVLAAAVVLGAVLCAAYRLSTVASALAIFALGVGAWLHYAVERLLLARRIETVRSAARPLQPLLPVMAALMGLTQTVVRSLGDVTELPMRRWRVLDGDGRDNRPER, encoded by the coding sequence ATGACCCGGCTGCAGCTGCGCGTCCTGGTGGCCGCCGTGCTGGCTGCGGCGGTGGTGCTCGGGGCCGTTCTCTGCGCGGCCTACCGGCTGAGCACCGTCGCGTCGGCGCTGGCGATTTTCGCGCTGGGCGTGGGCGCCTGGCTCCACTACGCGGTCGAACGTCTGCTGCTGGCCCGCCGCATCGAAACCGTCCGGTCGGCGGCCCGCCCGCTGCAGCCGCTGTTGCCGGTGATGGCCGCCCTGATGGGTCTGACTCAGACGGTGGTGCGCTCGCTTGGCGACGTCACCGAGTTGCCGATGCGCCGCTGGCGGGTGCTGGACGGCGACGGCAGGGACAACCGTCCGGAGCGCTGA
- a CDS encoding aminotransferase class I/II-fold pyridoxal phosphate-dependent enzyme produces MNPYSAYARRLRVSALAAVANPSYTRIDTWNLLDDACRYLAEVDLAGLDKTHEVAKVRRLMDRIGAYERYWLYPGAENLATYRAHLDALSTVRLAEEVSLAVRLLSEYGDRTALFDTSAPLADQELVAKAKQQQFYTVLLADDSPNTGPDCLAEALRALRGSSEDVQFELLVVPSVEDAITAVALNGEIQAAIIRHDVALRSRDRVPLMNSLLGANDDPVSHDCGTDCIECGEWIRELRPHIDLYLLTDESIAAGNDEEQTVYDRTFYRLNDVTDLHSTVLAGLRNRFATPFFDALRAYADSPVGQFHALPVARGASVFNSKSLQDMGEFYGRNIFMAETSTTSGGLDSLLDPHGNIKKAMDKAARTWNSNQTYFVTNGTSTANKIVVQSLTRPGDIVLIDRNCHKSHHYGLVLAGAYPLYLDAYPLPQFAIYGAVPLETVKKALLDLEEAGQLDKVRMVLLTNCIFDGVVYNPQRVMEEVLAIKPDICFLWDEAWYAFATAVPWARQRTAMVSAERLEQMLASPEYAAQYRNWVASMEGIPRSEWVNHRLLPDPDKARVRVYATHSTHKSLSAFRQASMIHVRDRDFNSRARDAFGEAFLTHTSTSPNQQLLASLDLARRQVDIEGFQLVRQVYDMALVFRHRVRKDRLISKWFRILDESDLVPEEFRASAVSSYREVRQGALAEWNEAWRSDQFVLDPTRVTLFLGNTGMNGYDFREKILMERFGIQINKTSINSVLLIFTIGVTWSSVHHLLDVLRRVATDLDREKELASAADWTLHQRRVEEITQDLPHLPDFSEFDEAFRPVDDCVFGDVRSAFYAGYEESDREYVQIGQAGRRIAEGRKLVSTTFVVPYPPGFPVLVPGQVVSKEILYFLAQLDVKEIHGYNPQLGLSVFTAEALARLEAQRSAAIAAVGSAFPAFDLPSDMSASNGARNGDRVNKAATTREA; encoded by the coding sequence ATGAATCCCTACAGCGCCTACGCGCGACGACTGCGCGTCTCCGCGCTCGCGGCGGTGGCCAATCCGTCCTACACCCGTATCGACACGTGGAACCTGCTCGACGACGCCTGCCGCTACCTCGCCGAGGTGGACCTGGCCGGGCTGGACAAAACGCACGAGGTGGCCAAGGTCCGGCGGCTGATGGATCGCATCGGCGCCTATGAGCGGTACTGGCTGTATCCCGGGGCGGAGAATCTGGCGACCTACCGCGCTCACCTCGACGCCCTGTCCACGGTGCGACTCGCCGAAGAGGTGTCGCTGGCGGTACGGCTGCTCTCCGAATACGGCGATCGCACCGCACTGTTCGACACCTCGGCCCCGTTGGCCGACCAGGAATTGGTGGCCAAAGCCAAACAGCAGCAGTTCTATACGGTGTTGCTCGCCGACGACTCGCCCAATACCGGGCCCGACTGCCTGGCCGAGGCGCTGCGGGCGCTGCGCGGCTCATCCGAAGATGTGCAGTTCGAGCTGCTGGTGGTCCCCAGCGTCGAGGACGCGATCACCGCCGTCGCCTTGAACGGCGAGATTCAGGCTGCGATCATCCGCCACGACGTGGCGCTGCGTTCACGCGACCGGGTGCCGCTGATGAACAGCTTGCTGGGCGCCAACGACGACCCGGTCAGCCACGACTGCGGCACCGACTGCATCGAATGCGGCGAATGGATCCGCGAACTGCGCCCGCACATCGACCTCTACCTGCTCACCGACGAGTCGATCGCGGCGGGCAACGACGAGGAACAGACCGTCTACGATCGGACGTTCTACCGGCTCAACGACGTCACCGATCTGCACAGCACGGTGCTGGCCGGTCTTCGAAACCGTTTCGCCACACCATTTTTCGATGCCCTGCGGGCCTATGCCGACTCGCCGGTCGGCCAATTCCACGCGCTGCCCGTCGCGCGGGGCGCCAGTGTCTTCAACTCGAAGTCGCTGCAGGACATGGGGGAGTTCTACGGCCGCAACATCTTCATGGCCGAGACCTCGACCACGTCGGGCGGTTTGGACTCGTTGCTGGACCCGCACGGCAACATCAAGAAGGCGATGGACAAGGCCGCGCGCACCTGGAACTCCAACCAGACCTACTTCGTCACCAACGGCACGTCGACGGCGAACAAGATCGTCGTGCAATCGCTGACGCGGCCGGGCGACATCGTGCTGATCGACCGCAACTGCCACAAGTCGCACCACTACGGCTTGGTGCTGGCCGGCGCCTACCCGCTGTACCTCGACGCTTATCCATTGCCGCAGTTCGCGATCTACGGGGCGGTGCCGCTAGAGACGGTCAAGAAGGCGCTGCTGGATCTGGAGGAGGCCGGCCAGCTCGACAAGGTGCGGATGGTGTTGCTCACCAACTGCATCTTCGACGGCGTCGTGTACAACCCGCAGCGGGTGATGGAGGAGGTGCTGGCGATCAAGCCGGACATCTGCTTCCTGTGGGACGAGGCGTGGTACGCGTTCGCGACGGCCGTGCCGTGGGCCCGGCAACGGACCGCGATGGTGTCGGCCGAACGTCTCGAACAGATGCTCGCGTCGCCGGAATATGCCGCGCAGTACCGCAATTGGGTCGCATCGATGGAGGGCATCCCCCGCTCGGAGTGGGTCAACCACCGGCTGCTGCCCGACCCCGACAAGGCTCGGGTCCGCGTATATGCGACGCACTCCACCCACAAGTCGCTGTCGGCGTTCCGGCAGGCGTCGATGATCCACGTCCGCGATCGCGACTTCAATTCCCGCGCCCGCGACGCCTTCGGCGAAGCGTTTCTGACCCACACCTCGACGTCGCCCAACCAGCAACTGCTCGCCTCGCTGGACCTGGCCCGCCGCCAGGTCGACATCGAGGGGTTCCAATTGGTCCGGCAGGTCTACGACATGGCGTTGGTGTTCCGCCATCGCGTGCGCAAGGACCGGCTGATCAGCAAGTGGTTCCGCATCCTCGACGAATCCGATCTGGTGCCCGAGGAATTTCGGGCCTCGGCGGTCAGCTCCTACCGCGAGGTCAGGCAGGGCGCGCTGGCGGAGTGGAACGAGGCGTGGCGGTCCGACCAGTTCGTGCTGGACCCCACGCGGGTCACCCTGTTCCTCGGCAACACCGGCATGAACGGGTACGATTTCCGCGAGAAAATCCTGATGGAGCGCTTCGGCATTCAGATCAACAAGACGTCGATCAACAGCGTGCTGCTGATCTTCACCATCGGCGTCACCTGGTCGAGCGTGCATCACCTGCTCGACGTGCTGCGCCGGGTGGCCACCGACCTCGACCGGGAGAAGGAACTCGCCAGCGCCGCCGACTGGACGTTGCACCAGCGCCGCGTCGAGGAGATCACCCAGGACCTGCCGCACCTGCCCGACTTCAGCGAATTCGACGAGGCGTTCCGTCCGGTGGACGACTGTGTATTCGGGGACGTGCGCTCGGCGTTCTACGCCGGGTACGAGGAGTCCGACCGAGAGTATGTGCAGATCGGTCAGGCGGGGCGGCGGATCGCCGAGGGCCGGAAACTGGTGTCCACCACCTTCGTGGTGCCCTATCCGCCCGGATTTCCGGTGTTGGTGCCCGGTCAGGTGGTCTCCAAGGAGATCCTGTATTTCCTGGCGCAGCTCGACGTCAAGGAGATCCACGGCTACAACCCGCAACTCGGTCTGTCGGTGTTCACCGCGGAGGCGCTGGCCCGGCTGGAGGCGCAGCGCAGCGCGGCGATCGCCGCGGTGGGGTCGGCGTTCCCCGCGTTCGACCTGCCGTCGGACATGTCGGCCAGCAACGGGGCACGCAACGGCGACCGCGTCAACAAGGCAGCCACGACACGCGAAGCCTAG
- the efp gene encoding elongation factor P, with amino-acid sequence MASTADFKNGLVLVIDGQLWQIVEFQHVKPGKGPAFVRTKLKNVLSGKVVDKTYNAGVKVDTATVDRRDATYLYRDGSDFVFMDSQDYEQHPLPESLVGDAARFLLEGLPVQVAFHNGVPLYLELPVTVELVVTHTEPGLQGDRSSAGTKPATVETGAELQVPLFINTGDKLKVDSRDGSYLGRVNA; translated from the coding sequence GTGGCATCGACTGCCGACTTCAAGAATGGGCTCGTCCTGGTGATCGACGGCCAGCTGTGGCAGATCGTCGAGTTTCAGCACGTCAAACCGGGCAAGGGCCCGGCCTTCGTGCGCACCAAGCTCAAGAACGTGCTCTCGGGCAAGGTCGTCGACAAGACGTACAACGCGGGCGTGAAGGTGGACACCGCCACCGTCGACCGCCGCGATGCCACCTACTTGTACCGCGACGGCTCAGATTTCGTCTTCATGGACAGCCAGGACTACGAGCAGCACCCGCTGCCGGAATCGCTGGTCGGCGATGCCGCAAGGTTCCTGCTGGAGGGCCTGCCGGTGCAGGTGGCGTTCCACAACGGGGTTCCGCTGTACCTCGAACTCCCGGTGACGGTCGAGCTTGTCGTCACCCACACCGAGCCGGGCCTGCAGGGCGACCGGTCCAGCGCGGGCACCAAGCCGGCGACCGTGGAGACCGGTGCGGAGCTTCAGGTGCCGCTGTTCATCAACACCGGCGACAAGCTGAAGGTCGATTCCCGCGACGGCAGCTACCTGGGACGCGTCAACGCGTGA
- the nusB gene encoding transcription antitermination factor NusB: protein MSKPARPVKGRHQARKRAVDLLFEAEARDLSPVDVVEVRATLAETNPEVAALHAYTVAVATGVSEHLAHIDDLISSHLQGWTLDRLPAVDRAILRVAVWELLYADDVPEPVAVDEAVQLAKELSTDESPGFINGVLGHVMLVTPQIRAAAQAVRDAVSPGAAGTPENPEPHS, encoded by the coding sequence GTGAGCAAGCCCGCGCGTCCTGTCAAAGGACGTCACCAGGCCCGTAAGCGAGCGGTCGATCTGCTCTTCGAGGCCGAGGCCCGGGATCTGAGCCCGGTTGACGTCGTCGAGGTGCGCGCCACGCTGGCCGAGACCAACCCCGAAGTGGCGGCGCTGCACGCCTACACGGTCGCGGTGGCGACCGGGGTCTCGGAGCACCTCGCCCACATCGACGATCTGATCAGCTCGCATCTGCAGGGCTGGACACTGGACCGGCTGCCCGCGGTGGATCGTGCGATCCTGCGGGTCGCGGTGTGGGAGTTGCTCTATGCCGACGACGTGCCGGAGCCGGTCGCGGTGGATGAGGCCGTTCAGCTGGCCAAGGAGCTGTCCACCGACGAATCCCCGGGCTTCATCAACGGCGTGCTCGGTCACGTCATGCTGGTGACGCCGCAGATCCGGGCGGCCGCCCAGGCCGTCCGGGACGCGGTGTCCCCGGGTGCCGCGGGCACACCGGAGAACCCAGAACCGCACTCATGA
- a CDS encoding helix-turn-helix domain-containing protein, which translates to MGDPAPVQREVLDKPDPGAALEHAIARQVRTLRRAAGFTIGELSAAVGISKAMLSKIENAQTSCSLSTLARLAEGFDVPVTALFRGAGGARAAVYTERGKGSEIVGRGTRVGHHYELLGALRGAHKRLEPVLVTLTDASEVFPQFQHPGTEVLYMLEGVMVYGHGDSEYTLRPGDTLLLDGEGIHGPNQLVRLPIRFLAVTAYPDDRADT; encoded by the coding sequence ATGGGTGATCCAGCACCGGTGCAGCGTGAGGTCCTCGACAAACCAGACCCGGGTGCCGCGCTGGAGCACGCAATTGCCCGGCAGGTTCGGACGCTGCGACGGGCGGCCGGCTTCACGATTGGCGAATTATCGGCTGCCGTAGGCATTTCCAAGGCGATGCTATCGAAGATCGAAAACGCACAGACCTCGTGCAGCCTGTCGACGTTGGCCAGACTGGCTGAGGGGTTTGATGTTCCGGTGACCGCGTTGTTCCGCGGGGCCGGGGGGGCGCGCGCCGCGGTCTACACCGAGCGGGGCAAGGGATCCGAGATCGTAGGCCGCGGCACTCGGGTGGGCCACCACTATGAGTTGTTGGGCGCGTTGCGTGGTGCGCACAAGCGCCTCGAGCCCGTCCTCGTGACGTTAACCGACGCGAGCGAGGTCTTCCCGCAGTTCCAGCATCCGGGTACCGAAGTCTTGTACATGCTCGAGGGTGTGATGGTCTACGGGCACGGCGATTCGGAGTACACCCTTCGTCCCGGGGACACTCTGCTGCTGGACGGCGAAGGCATACACGGGCCAAACCAGTTGGTCCGGTTGCCCATCCGCTTTCTCGCCGTCACGGCCTACCCCGACGATCGTGCCGACACCTGA